AATTGCTTCCCATATATGTTGGTCTCTGCTTTTTTCTGATTGCAATTATTTATGCATTCTATGTTTCTCGTTTTAAAATCCTTTCGATTTCTTCAAATTCGAATGTTGTACGCAATGGCCCTAGCAAGAAATTCATCATTAGTTTTTCTATATTACTATTCTCGTTCCCAAGTTCATTTTTACCTTCTGGGTATCTGTTTATATGTTTGTTTGTCTAttcgtttatgtattttttattttattttattttatttctgctCGTATAGGGATAATCTAGTGGTTAGGGTTGTTACTCATTTTCAATAGGGTTCCTGATTATTTTTCCCGATTGATTCTTTTcggttttccttttctttatggTTAATTTACAGAGTTTTGTACGTGAATGCAGAAAGAGCATGTCCTACCAGGCAGTGGACGGAGCCGATTACATGGTGGATGAGCAGGAAATGGAAGATTTCGGTCATGAATTCGAGGAAGAAGTCTATGGTGGAGATGGTGGAGAGTTGGGTCTTGACGAGTATAACATGGTGCTCCCCTTTTAGCTCTGAATATGTATAAATGCCTATGTTGTTTTGGTTTGGATACCATGGGCAATTTTTGAGTTATCTACTCTCTTCCATAATTTGCAGCTGACCAGAGTGACAGATACCTCGGCTGCCCAAGCCAGGAAGGGAAAGGATATTCAAGGTATACCATGGGATAGACTTAATATAACGAGGGAGAACTATAGGTTGACGAGGCTCGAACAGTACAGGAATTATGAGAATGTTCCAAATTCTGGGGAATCAATAGACAAGGTATGTTACCTGTTCTAAAGTTCGGTCTCTCTCTGATTCTCTGTTTGTCTGCCTTTCTCTAAGGGGTTGTGGGTATTTGGAGTTGTTGCGAAATATAATGACACGATTGTTTTCCTTGCGTTAGGAGTGCAAGCCAATGGAGAAGGGTGGTTACTACTTTGAGTTTTTTCACAACACGAGATCAGTTAAGCCAACAATCCTTCATTTCCAGGTTTGTGGACTTTCCAAGGCCCCTATTGTGATCTTCTGATTTGTTTGCTTTTGCTTTGagcttctttctttcctttttttttttttgttttttttttaaatatttttaattaatgtgttaattaggatttttatgtcattagtattatatattccCTCCTTGCCTTAAATGGTTGTATACACCAAATAAAGCACCCACAGATATATGACCTTTTTTTACTGCTCAGAATTTCCCTTTAAAGTTGGTATTTTCTTTCCTGGTGAATTGTAAGATCTTTTTCCTATATTTAATCCCGCAACCCCCTTCCATGTTCACCGCTGTTATATCTGAGTTTCATTCTCTTTGTTATGCAATTTTATGGTCCAGTTGACACTTTTTTGCAATTGGGATGCAGCTAAGAAACCTGATTTGGGCTACTTCGAAACATGATGTCTATCTATTGTCGAACTATTCAGTAATGCACTGGTCATCATTAACCGGAAATTTGTCTGAGATCCTCAATTTCTCAGGACACATAGCACCTGCTGAGGTATTATTTTCGTTATTTTAATCCTACAGTTGTTAACATTTTTATCCTGTCAAAAGCATTTTTACAAAATTGTATTGCTTTACATAAGTATGTTTGGATATATCTTTTGTTCTGCTCATGTTGTTTGCTATTCCGCTACTATATGCTTATagctttttttaatcttatatatatatttcatgcaaagttatgttattttgttgtGTAGAAACACGCAGGAAGTTTATTGGAAGGTTTTATGCAGACACAAATCAGCACACTGGCGGTTAAGGAGAATTTCCTAGTTGCAGGTGGCTTCCAAGGAGAGCTTACTTGTAAGGTAAGTCATATGTTGGCTGCATTTCATGTATATAGTGGTTATTGGTAGACTTATTGGCTacaattgaaaataaatgtttgtTTATGTcttgaaaatagaaatgaaTTCATTTGACTTTCCCATCATTTGTGCAATTTCACCCTTGATCTATGTGGGCGGATATCCCATTATTcagctctctttctttttttctgaaaaaaaaaaaaaattctatataagaaagaagaaagggagaggaagagaatcCTTCACTAAATGAAGCAACTAGTGGTATAACTTTCTCACTGCCAGTTTTGTCATAAGTGGAAAAAAGTACTCTTTgtgaatttttcatttatggAGGACATACCAGCTTCTGCATTCAGCAATCTAGAATTCAGAGTGTACCTGATCAGTGGAAAAGTTACTCTCTAAAAAAGCATAATTCTGAGGAGGCCCTGTGCAAAATTTTCTTGACTCTGCTGTAAGGCCTGGTTCCTTGAGAAAGGAGAGCACCGTTTCCTCTTTGTTCTTTCTCAAAGGGCCTTGAGACATAATATGTTGCCAATCATTGTCCTCTGCAGAGAATTGTTCTCACTCGGATCGCATAGAGTTTTGGCGTAGATATTGCGCATATCTTCTTTTACAAGTGTACTGTAAGTGGGTGTCAAGTGTTTGGGTTGGCAATGAGGGTGTGGACTGTGTGTGATCCGAGTGAGAGTCAAGCAAGATCTGTTATTTTTGTCTATGTTGAAGTTCTCCAAATTTGGTTTTGAACAGGACCTTGTAGGAGGAAAGTCTACATGTTCAAACGACAGTGATTATTCTGCATGCTCTAGAATTGATAGATTCATTCTCTCTCCTGACTGGGAAGCCCCGTTCCATTATAATCTCAGAGGGGGCTTCTTCGTTACTATCAGACCGTTTTCCCTTGCTGCTTGTTTGTGATGATAAGGTGTGGAGTAAATGCTACTCTAAGTTTAAGAGGACATGACTGGTCACTGTTGACCAAGGGTTTTGGGGAGGCTTGAATTTTGATGATCTATCTATTACCAAGATTTGGCTGGAACCAAGTGATGGGTTGAAAATGAAAGTATTGCCTTGTCATTCTGGAATTTGTTTTaagtaagaataaaattttattgatagaacaataggcatagcccaaatacacaggaagtatacacgGAAAATGCCTAGCAACCACCAGGAACTAgataaagatacaagaaaattatgaaaactagTCCCATTACAAAGAGATAACAGAAGCCCAAGAAAATAAGGTGTCAAAGAAGAATCTCTTCAACTCGGCCAAGGAACGTCCCGAGCTTCAAAACACCTACCATTTCTCTACATCCAAAGACACCTcataatataatgataaatcATTTTACACACTGCAGCAATATGAACGTTACCCCGAATACCAATCCAATGcctgaaaaaaattgaattgttttttgtattttgtttgggagtttggtaaagttgtaatgattaaatgagatgagatggtttgtgaaaaaAAACCAGGCCTAATTCTCTGTGGCACTAGAAATTCCCTTAATCCATTGATATCCAGTTTTTGTCTCCTTCAGTTCTTATGCTTTCAGTtcttaccgataaaaaaaaaaagttcttatGCTTTCAGTTCTGCACTGTAATGCCTGAGTTAACCATCCCTGTGTTCTGTGATTGTAGTAGAAGTTCTTCCCAGTTGTCTACTTGCACTTAAAAGGTCTTCTAGAATTGTCCCCAATACATATACAATTATCTTTCCTTTGTTTGTCTCAATCCGATCCATCAAAATTATGTATGATAAAATTGGTTAACAATCTGAAAATATTGCTAGCAGATTAACTATACTGCACAAGGATTAGGAGTAACATTAGTAAAATTATACCCTGATTAAGTCAAACCTCAGCATATAGTTACAATATGGGGATGAAACCCCTGAGAAATGCATCTTGTATTGGTTCAATAGGTAGCTGAATGGTCAGAATAAGATCAACATACCCATTCAGTTCTTTCTAGGTTCCTTTATTTCTGGTATACCCTTCATAACAAAATGACACCTTCAAATAACAAtctatattgtttttaaatagaatCTCTGATTACTCATAACAATAATTCCAATCTATGTAAATTCTAGCAAATCAATCAAAGGATAGAAAGTGTTTCCCACCACCTACTGTCCAACAGTTACATCACTGTATCGGATTTCTGTTTCTAGAATACCTTTGTAAGCTTTATTGTTCTTAagctacttatcaaaaaagcatTATAGTTCTTAAGCTTAAaaggaaacaaacaaaatctTCAGAAATCTTTCTGAATGATTTGGATATATAATCAGATTCAGTTAATTTTTCCTTGGCTACTTCTATTACATGTACATTTTTGTGTGTGAAGATTTTATTTTGACCATTGCTGCAGCGTTTGGATAAGCAAGGAGTTAGTTTTTGTACCCGGACCACATATGATGATAATGCCATCACAAATGCCATCGAAATATATGACAGCCTGAGGTatcataacattttttttttcaaatagaacaGTTGAGCTGCTCTTATGTTCTTCAAGGAACACAATTTGGTAATGAAACTCTTCTGCAGCGGTGGAATCAATTTCATGGCATCCAATAATGATTGTGGTGTAAGAGAATATGACATGGAGAAATTTCAGCTTTTGAATCACTTCCGATTCCCCTGGCCAGTGAATGTGAGTCTCTTGAGTACTTAGAATAAATGAGTCTCTCAAGTATTTAGAATAAAATGGTTGATATTCTTGATTGTAATTTTCCTGATAAATGTTAGTGATTATCGTTGCAATTCTGATTTCCGAATATTTGAAATGAGGATAATAATCTGGAAGGTTAACTGCAATGGTCACAAAGGTTATGAGGCTAAATGGCTAAGGTTTTTATGTCAAATTGATATCTTGACACCAAGTTTTGGACAAGGAACCCACATTTTCTTTCGACTTTTACATTCATCAACTCATTGATTTGTGTTGAACGTTGAAAAGTATTGAGGACATgggttacttataaaaaaaaaattattgagggCATGGGTCATTAATAGGAAAACGTAAAGACACCTAACAAAGCTTGTGAAGAGGGTATTGTCTGCTGGTGCTGTGTGATGCTTTTTTCGAAATGTTGAGTTATCTATGGCCAATTTGAGACCTACAcaactgttttttctttttaatctagTCATAGCTAGCATGAtcctataattattttcttatgaaTCATCTGGTTCACTCTAATGCAGCATACATCAATGAATCCAGACCGTAGGCTTATTACTGTTGTTGGAGATCACAGAGATGGATTGCTTGTTGATTCACAGAGCGGAAAGGTAAAGAAAGTGTTATGATGTTATACTGTATTGTGTTTCGCTTTTCCATTCCTAGGtatagacatttttttttttttgattcgCACTGGGTGTCTAGGAATAgcatcccaactaatcccgggggtgcacaggccctcggcaaagaGTTTCCTACAAGTGcatctcgggtaattcaaggggaaaatcccctagTCCGATTgctcctagagattgtttgcacccaatgggatttgaaccttagacctgggggagcatacccccaagtccaaggcttttaccacttgagctaGGCCCTAAGTCCAAggcttttaccacttgagctaGGCCCTAAGGGTTACCTAGGTATAGACATTTTTACTGAGGAGACTAGTGAAATGGATGTTTCAATTGTAACGGTCCCTAAATTTTCTACATTTCTCTTTGTTGTCAAATAGCACATTACACTGTTTGTCGGAAGGAagggtttttatatttttcaagatgACCATTGATGTAATCCAGttttaaattgttttctttCAGTGTCATATTTTAGGCAACCATTGTCACCTTGTGCTGGTTGGCATATGTTCCAAGTGTattataaatcactatacttGTTTGCTATCTCTTGGTTGCATCTTCTCTGCTATGTGAACATCAtagttattttcatttaaactGGATTTAAAAGAAGCAACTTGCTGGTGCTTAAGAgtaagaaatgaaaatgttcACTGACAAGATGGAAttgtttttttaacatattttcaGACTGTTGCTACTGTGGTTGGTCATCTAGATTACTCTTTTGCTTCTGCTTGGCACCCTGATGGACGCACCTTTGCCACTGGGAATCAGGATAAGACTTGCCGAGTTTGGGATATTAGAAAGCTATCATCTCCAGTTGCAATTCTCAAGGGTAACTTGGGTGCTGTCCGATCAATTCGATTTTCCTCGGATGGTCAGTTCATGGTGGTGGCTGAACCTGCAGATTTTGTCCATGTGTATAGCACAAAGTCAGATTACAAAAAGCGCCAAGAGATTGATTTCTTTGGAGAGATCTCAGGCGTATCGCTGAGTCCGGATGATGAATCTCTGTATATAGGAATCTGGGATCGGACATATGCAAGCTTGTTACAGTATAACAGAAGGCATACATATGGTTATCTTGATTCACTCTTGTGAGTTGTGAAGGATTTGTCAAGAGAGTAGTTACCTACAATGGGACCGCGGGATTGTTGGAGGAGGATGAAAAGTGGGGAAGAAAAAAAGCAAGATACTGAAGATTTTACTCTTCGTTTGATGTTAGGTCAGTTTCATATCAAGATGGACAGAAGAATAAGTTATTTCTGGTTAGAACCTTAGTATGTGTATAGTGATACTTGTTTATTTACATGAAAGCAAATGatcttctcattctctctctctctctctctctcttggcaATCAAGTTGATTGTGGAAATATCAAATGAGCCTAATTCATTCATTTGATAAAGCCAAATGAGAAATAGAGAGGTGACCACCTAAATAACATCATGGAATTGTTGAGGTTttgttatatacagtcatttttgTGTACTCTTTGGG
Above is a genomic segment from Juglans microcarpa x Juglans regia isolate MS1-56 chromosome 1D, Jm3101_v1.0, whole genome shotgun sequence containing:
- the LOC121254199 gene encoding uncharacterized WD repeat-containing protein C2A9.03-like; this encodes MSYQAVDGADYMVDEQEMEDFGHEFEEEVYGGDGGELGLDEYNMLTRVTDTSAAQARKGKDIQGIPWDRLNITRENYRLTRLEQYRNYENVPNSGESIDKECKPMEKGGYYFEFFHNTRSVKPTILHFQLRNLIWATSKHDVYLLSNYSVMHWSSLTGNLSEILNFSGHIAPAEKHAGSLLEGFMQTQISTLAVKENFLVAGGFQGELTCKRLDKQGVSFCTRTTYDDNAITNAIEIYDSLSGGINFMASNNDCGVREYDMEKFQLLNHFRFPWPVNHTSMNPDRRLITVVGDHRDGLLVDSQSGKTVATVVGHLDYSFASAWHPDGRTFATGNQDKTCRVWDIRKLSSPVAILKGNLGAVRSIRFSSDGQFMVVAEPADFVHVYSTKSDYKKRQEIDFFGEISGVSLSPDDESLYIGIWDRTYASLLQYNRRHTYGYLDSLL